AGCACTTGCCCACCAACTCCTCAGGTAGAACCATAGGatacagaaccacagaaccatTGAATGGGTcgggttgggagggacctcaaagctcatccatcCCCAACCCTTTTCCATGGGCAGggccacctcccaccagcccatccaacctgtcctgagacacttccagggatggaagcagccacagcttccttggggaAATaattccagagtctcagcaccctcaaataaagaatttctccttcatttccaACCTCAACCTCCCCTCTTTTGagtctgaaaccatttccctttaTCCCctcactccccccccccatgccaaaagccctcccccagctttctgctAGGCTCAGGCCCTATCCCAGCCTcaaaccccccctccccatcctccccacAGGCAGCAATGTCACCAGTGCCACCCGGCGACTGGGCCAGCACCGGCGCAGCCGCGGCCACCGGCGGGCACGGAGCCGCCGAGCAGCCACATCCCGACCCGAGAGAGTGTGGCCAGATGGGGTCATCCCTTACGTCATCAGCGGCAACTTCAGCGGTGAGGCCAAGCGAGGAAGTCCCCATCCATCCTCCCCCCCTTCttccgtgcctcagtttccccagtgcctcagtttcccctccccGCAGGCAGCCAGCGAGCCATCTTCCGGCAGGCGATGCGGCACTGGGAGAAGCACACGTGTGTCACCTTCCTGGAGAGGACTGACGAGGACAGTTACATCGTCTTCACCTACAGACCCTGTGGGTAAGTGGGGAGGGGTCTCGGGCACCCCCAGGGACCACCCTGACCCCcctgggaagaggggagagggaaggtggTGGGATGCGCCTTAGGGTGCTCCCCGTCCCGAAGCATCCCCAGAGAGGGGTTCTTGGAGGAGGTGATGGAAAAGTGGGGGGGATGGGCTCAGCCAGTGACCCCCCCCCAATTTTCCAGGTGCTGTTCCTACGTGGGCCGCAGGGGAGGGGGTCCCCAGGCCATCTCCATCGGCAAAAACTGTGACAAGTTTGGGATCGTGGTGCACGAGCTGGGTCACGTCATCGGGTTCTGGCACGAGCACACCCGGCCCGACAGGGATGAGCACGTGGCCATCATCAGGGAGAACATCCAGCCAGGTAAGGACatgctgccttcctcctcttcctcttcctcttcctcttcctcttcctcttcctcttcctcttcctcttcctcttcctcttcctcttcctcttcctcttcctcttcctcttcctcttcctcttccccttccccttccccttccccttccccttccccttccccttccccttccccttccccttcccttccccttccccttccccttccccttccccttccccttccccttctcctcttcctcctcttcctcctcttcctcctcttcctcctcttcctcctcttcctcctcttcctcctcttcctcctcttcctcctcttcctcctcctcttcttcctcctcttcttcctcctcttcttcctcttcttcttcctcttcttcttcctcctcttcttcctcctcttcttccccctcctccccctcctcctcccctccccctccccctccccctcctccccctcctccccctccgcctcctccccctcctcctcctccccctcctcctcctcctcctcctcctcctcctcctcctcctcctccctcctcctcctcctcctcctcctcctcctcctcctcctcctcctcctcctcctcctcctcctcctcctcctcctcctcctcctcctcctcctcctcctcctcctcctcctcctcctcctcctcctcctcctcaagcTTCATTTCCCTCTGACACCACCCCTATCCCCAAATGCcaccccccatgtccccactgtcccccccgtgtccccccagGACAGGAGTACAACTTCCTGAAGATGGAGCCCGAGGAGGTGGAGTCCCTGGGGGAAACCTACGACTTCGACAGCATCATGCACTATGCCAGGAACACCTTCTCCAGGTCTGCTCCTCCTGGAACTGCTCCTGGGGATAAcaggggggacactgggggtGGGGACACTGACACTGGGGGTGGTGACACGCTGGGGATGGTGATTCTGGGGATAGTGACAGCAGGGATGGTGAAACACCAGGAATGGTGACACTGGGGATGGATGGTGACAccaccagggatggtgatttcagggatggtgacactGGGTGGGGGTGGTGACACCAGTAGGGATGGTGACACAAGGGATGGTGGCACCAGTGGGGATGGTGACACCAGGGATGGTGGCACTGAGGACAGGAATGGTGACACTGGGGATGGTGACACCAGTGGGGATGATgattccagggatggtgacagaGATACcggggatggtgactccaggGGTGGTGgcaccagggatggtgacaccagtggggatggtgacttcagggatggtgacactGGGGACAAGGATGGTGACAccaccagggatggtgactctagggatggtgacaccAGGGATGGTGGCACTGAGGACAGGAATGGTGACACTGGGGATGGTGACACCAAGGGATAGTGATACAGGGGATGGTGCCACTGGGGATGGTGCCACCGCTGAGGATGGTGCCACCAGGGATGCCACGCAGTGTCCCCACCCTCAGGGGCCAGCAGGGGTGAACACCCAGACTGGTGCTGGCTGGGGGTCCAATCCTGCTGTCCCCAACCCCCAGGGGCATCTTCCTGGACACCATCCTGCCCAAATATGACATCAATGGGGTCCGTCCCCCCATCGGGCAGAGGACCCGGCTCAGCAAAGGGGACATTGCCCAAGCCCGGAAGCTCTATCGCTGTCCTGGTGAGTGacacctgggggggggggacagggggagggAGAATTTGGGGACAGCACCCCTGGGAACCATCCCAAGGGGTGCCTGGGCCTCTGGGAGTTGCCTCTTTGGGTGGGAAAAAGATTTTAGGGAATAATCCTGGGGGTCCTGTTGGAGCCCCTGGGAGGAGCTGGTTTGTCAcctccatcccagctctgtcacctccatcccagccctgtCACCCCCCTCGGGAACTTTTCTGGGGTGTTtgggagcagaagggaaaggtCAGGGAGCCCCAAGGTGCAAAGGCACCCACAgtgccccctcctcctgctcctgggaggaaagagcagcccctgggagcatccctgggagaAACCCCTTGGAGCATCCCCTTGGATCATCCCCTTGGAGCATCCCTTTGGAGCACCCTCTGGGAAAAACCCTTGGACAAGccccccagagcatccccttGGATCATCCCCTTGGAGAAGGCCCTTGGAGCACCCTCTAGGAAAATCCCTTGGAGAGAAACCCTTTGGAGAAACCCTTTGGACCATCCCTTTGGAGCACTCTCTGGGAAAATCCCTTGGACAAGccccccagagcatccccttGGATTATCCCCTTGGAGAAACCCCTTGGAGCACCCTCTAGGAACACCCCTTGGAAAACCCCCCCAGAGCATCCCTTGGAGAAAACCCTTGGAGCATCCTCTGGGAATATCCCTTGGAGAACCCCCCAGACCTTCCCCTTTGGAGCACCCCTTGGatcacccccccctccccagctctccctcctgagcatcccCTGGGACCAGAGCCCCCTCcaaacccccacccccaccccaacaCCAGAAACCTTAGGGATGAAGCTCATCCAGGGCTGTTCCCTGATGGATTGGGacacccccccaaaccccagggatgctgaggggtgACACAAGTGACCAGGGAGCACCAGGAGTcccccagctcagggctctCCCCCCAACATCTGCAAAGATTTGGGCTCCTCGTCTGCTCCTGCTTCATTCCAGCAAATCATTGGGAAggctgggaagagggagggCTCTGTCAGgggccccagcagcagccacgtTTGCCAGCAGGAAAAGTGATTAATTTCAAAAAGCAGGGATGtggctgggggggggaaggaaacccccaaaaaaatgaccaaaaaaaccctttaaaaacCCTTTTCCAACCTAATTTTCCCTCCCCTTTGTTTCCACTGGAAAgcaaggaggggggaaaagggcaGAGAGCCCAAAAcacctttttgtttgtttgtttttttcttttttactgttttacttttcattgggtgctgcccccccccctccaaaaaaaagaaaaaaaattaaaaaaaaaaaaaaaaaaggaggtcaGGAGGTGGCCACCTCAGCTCAGCCACGTGGCTTCCAGATGGCAGCACTGGGCCAGCTCCCAGCCTGGTCACAGAAATTTGTCCCCAGCCCCCATGGTGTGGCacaaaaaggaggggggaacatcagggaggggggggacatCACTGTGTTTGGGGCTTTCTACATAGCTTTTTGCAGCTTGTCCTCAGGGCTGGGACTTGAGGAggtaaaagagaagaggaaagggttGGGGGCTTCCCAGAGAGGGGTGAAATCCCCCCCcctgaactttttttcttcttggcagCTTGTGGGGAGACTCTCCAGGACAGTCAGGGCAACTTCTCCTCCCCTGAGTTCCCCAATGGGTACTCTGCCCACATGCACTGTGTCTGGAGGATCTCTGTCACCCCTGGAGAGAAGGTACCAACAGCACCCCAtctcccctccctctttttttttttttttttggggggggtggggggcttTACCCACAGCATCCCAAGTCAGGAtgctccccagcatccctgcgCAGCTTTGGGTACCACCTGGGTGCTGCCCCTTGGCAGGCAGAGAACCCCTGGAGCTCAAGGCAAAGGGTTTGTTGGGGTTGGGACATCacttctccattttttcccttcttccccaccccttttttttttttttgtttttccccctattttttcttttagatcaTCCTGAATTTCACCACCCTGGATGTCTACCGGAGCCGACTCTGCTGGTACGACTACGTGGAGGTGAGGGATGGGTTCTGGAGAAAGGCCACACTCAGAGGTAACCAACTGGGGGCTCTTCACCTTGCTTACACCTTGCTTACACCTTGCTTACACCCTGCTTGCACCCTGCTTGCACCCTGCTTGCACCCTGCTTGCACCCTgccctccctttccctgcccccAGGGGATGCTCCCCGCAGGTATAGAAACCCACGGGGAGAAAACTGCTTCTTGGGGTGATTCAGGCTCCCAGTTTGCTGCCCCACACCAGTAAAACCAGTATAACACCCCCtccactccctccctccctccttagggagctgctctccccaccctcagcatcctccccgtgaaaacacccagaaaaaacccaaaggggGAGCGAGAAAcgggggatttttttttttaatttctttttttccctgatgtgGGGGATACTGGgggggtgaggaagaggagggtgggGGGTGGTGTCAGCCCAGCACGCcttccccaacccccccaggcAGGTTCTGTGGGAACAAGCTCCCCGAGCCCATCATCTCCACCGACAGCCGCCTCTGGGTCGAGTTCCgcagcagcagcaactgggTGGGCAAAGGCTTCTTCGCCGTCtatgaaggtaaaaaaaaaaagggggggaaagttTATGGGTCTCCAAAGATCCGGGTTGGGGTCTCCaaaaggttttttccctctcctcttttccagctaTCTGCGGGGGGGATGTAAAAAAGGACAACGGGCACATCCAGTCCCCCAATTATCCCGATGATTATCGGCCCAGCAAAGTCTGCATCTGGAAAATCACAGTCTCCGAGGGCTTCCACGTGGGTTTAACCTTCCAGTCCTTCGAGGTGAGCTTCTTCCCTTggaaaaacacccaacaaaccccccccacacctccaTTCCCCACGGGGAGGACAAAGGAACgctccgtgcctcagtttccccgcGCGGCAATCGCGCTttggggaggatggggaggggtTTGGGGCTTCTTAacaccccctcaccccccacccTTTTAGATCGAACGCCACGATAGCTGTGCCTACGACTACCTGGAAGTCCGGGATGGCAGCACTGAGTCGAGCAGCCTGCTGGGCCGGTTCTGTGGCTACGAGAAACCCGACGACATCAAGAGCACCTCCAACAGGCTCTGGATGAAATTCGTCTCCGACGGCTCCATCAACAAAGCCGGCTTCGCTGTCAACTTCTTCAAAGGTAGCAGGGACCCCCGGAGGTGGCAGAGGGTTGGGGACACCCACACCCCCTCGCCCAAGGGGGTCTCGgcagccctgctcagccccctttgtccctgctgtcccccttTGTACCCCCTGCCCCCATTTATCCCCCCTGTTCCCCTTTGTCCCCTGCATCCCTGTATTCCCCTCATCCCACTTTTCCCCccatccttccttttctcccctgtCCCCCTTTGTCCCCCTtatcccccttttccccccatccctccttgCCCCCTCTGCCCCCATTTCCCCCATTCTACTTTTCCTCCTGTCCCACCttgtcccctctgccccccttgtccccctttttcccccatccCACTTTTCCCCctgtccttccttttcctctctgtcccctttgtcccccctgtcccccttGTCTCCCCTGTCCCACCTtgtcccttctgtcccccttgccccctctgccccccttGTCCCCCTTTGTCCCCATTTTCCCCCCATCCCActtttccccctgcccccctATGTCCCCCTTTGTCCCCCATTGTCCCCCCTGTCCCACCTTGTCCCTTCTATCCCCCTTGTCCCCCTTTGTCCCCATTTTCCCCCCATCCCACTTTTCCCCTGTCCTTCCTTGTCCACCCCCATCTCCTCTGCCCCCattgtcccctctgtcccccttGCCCCCTCTGCACCCCTTGCCCCCTTTgtcccccctttccctccctgcctccttttttcccccttgtcccctctgcccctcttTACTCCCtgccccctcttcccccctgtccccccttGGTCCCCCTTGCCCCCTCTGCCCCATtgtcccccctgtcccccttGTCCTCTGCCCCCTTGGCCCCCCTTGCCCCCTCTTGTCCTCCCCTGTCCCCCCTGTTCCCTTCTGCCCCATTGTCCCCCTGTTCCCCCTTGTCTCCTCTGCCCCATtgtcccccctgtcccccttGTCCCCTCTGCCCCCTTTGTCCCCCTTGTCCCCTTGCCCCCcttgtcccctctgtccccccgtgtccccctgCCCAGAGGTGGATGAGTGTTCCCGTCCCAACAACGGGGGCTGTGAGCAGCGCTGTGTCAACACTCTGGGCAGCTACAAGTGTGCCTGTGACCCTGGCTATGAGCTGGCAGCTGACAAACGTCACTGTGAGGGTGAGTGCCTGGATCCTCATCCCCTGCACCACAGGCACCCTGGGGAAAGGGCTCTGAGGGGTTCCCTGTCCTCCCAAAAGGGCTCTGAGGGGTGCCCTGTGATCCCAAAGGGGGTCCTAGGGGTGCCCTGTGCTCCCAAGTGGGGGTTGAGGGGTGCCCTGTGCTCCCAAATGTTGTCTGAGGGGTCCCTTGTGCTCCCAAAGGGGGTCTAAGGGGTCCCTTGTGATCCCAAAGAGAGTTTGAGGCGTGCCCTGTGCTCCCAAAAGGGTCCTAGGGGTGCCCTCTGCTCCCAAGGGGAGTTTGAGGGGTCCTTTGTGCTGCCAAAGGGGGTCCTAGGGGTGTCCTGTGCTCCTAAATGGGGGTTGAGGGGTCTCTTGTGTTCCCAAGGGGAGTTTGAGGGGTGCCCTGTGCTCCCAAAAGGGGTCTTAAGGGTGTCCTGTGCTCCCATGACATTCCTGGGGGGGTCCTAGGGGTGTCCTGTGCCACCCCGACCTTTTTGGGAGGGGTCCTAGGGGTGTCCTGTGTCACAGTGAATGTCCTGGGGGAGGTCCAAGGGGTGCTCCCAAGAGGGATCTGAGGGGGTCCCAGGGGTGCTGCCAaggggtgctgggctgggggtcaCTGCAGTGCCCCAAGGGATGGGCAAGGGGGGCCCATGGGTGCCCTGTGCCCTCCAGGAGGGGTCTGAGGAGTCTCCCCTACACCCAAAAGGTCcttggggaggggaagggggggtctGTAGTGCCACATACCCCCAAGAGGTGACCAAGGGGGGGTTCAGGGAGAGGGACCTGTGGATGAGGGGGTCCTGGGATGTGACGGGCTCTGGGTGCCCCCcactctgcagctgcctgtggAGGTTTCCTCACCAAGCTGAATGGCTCCATCACCAGCCCGGGGTGGCCCAAGGAGTACCCCCCCAACAAGAACTGCATCTGGCAACTGGTGGCCCCCACCCAGTACAGGATCTCCCTCCAGTTTGACTTCTTTGAGACCGAGGGCAATGACGTGAGTTGGGTGACAGGGAAGGGACAGCAAGGCCACCAACAGTGGCCTAATGGCCACCACCCTCTgaccagcaggagcagagcagggattgTCTGTGTCTGACCCCCACCCCCAacaaatcctggggtcagtttgGGGTTAGAAAAGTGACATTGAGGGGatagagctggggaagggggtggagaacaaggagaaggagctggagaagttggggaggagctgggggggctgatcctggaggagaagaggttgaggggagacctgagaggaggttggagccagggggggtcgggctctgctcccaaggaacaagggatgggacaagaggaacttttggctTCAAGTTGttccaggagaggtttaggttggagctggggaacaatttctccctggaaagggttggaGTCCCCATCCTTGGAGGGGTTTCAAACCCTGGAGATGTGGGTCTGGGGAATGTGGGGTGGTGGTCTTGGTAGAGTTGGGTTCATGGGATTTGATGAAGATTTTTCCCAATTAGAATGATtctggtggagtccccatccctggaagggcttcaaagccctggagatgtgggtctgagggacatggggtggtggTCTTGGTAGAGTTGGGTTGGTGGTTGGATTGGATGAAGATTTTtcccaaccagaatgattctggtggagtccccatccttGGAAGGATTTCCAAACCTGGAGATGTGGTTCtgggggacatggggtggtggtggtCTTGGCAGagttgggttgatggttggattgAAGGGTTTTCCAAACCCAAATGATCTCGTGGTGGAGTCCCCAACCCTGGGGGaatttccaagccctggagatgtggttcTGAGGGATGTGAGgtggtggtggctttggcagagttgggttgatggttggattggatgatcttgaaggtttttcCCAGCCAGAATGATTCCATGGTGGAATCCCCATctctggagggatttccaaacctggagatgtggtgctgggggacatggggtggtggtggtCTTGGCAGAGTTGGGTTGGTGGTTGGATTGAAGGTTTTTCCCAACCCAAATGATCCCGTGGTGGAGTCCCCAActctggagggatttccaagccctggagatgtgagTCTGAGGGAtgtggggtggtggtggctttggcagagttgggttgatggttggattggatgatcttgaaggtttttcccaaccagaatgattccgtggtggagtccccatccctggagaggtttcaaagccctggagatgtctGGGGCacatggggtggtggtggctttgGGTTCATGGTTACACTGGATGGTTTTtcccaaccagaatgattccaTGGTGGAATCCCCATCCTTGGAGGGATTTCCAAACCTGGAGATGTGGgtctgagggacatggggtggtggTCTTGGTAGagttgggttgatggttggattgGATGAAGATTTTtcccaaccagaatgattctggtggagtccccatccctggagggatttcagaCCCTGGAGATGTGGGTCTGGGGGCCACGGGGTTGTGACCCTACAATCCTTAAGCCCTTTCCCACCCCCCTTTCCGTGGTTCTGCGTCCCGGTACCAGCAGGGGGTTCTCTCTCGCCGCCCTTTGCAGGGTGAATGGGCGGTACCAAGAGCCAGGTCCTTGTCCCCACCTCCTCTTTTCCATCCCTCCAGGTTTGTAAATACGATTTCGTGGAGGTGAGGAGCGGGCTGACAGCCGACTCCAAACTCCACGGGAAATTCTGCGGCGCCGAGAAACCGGAGGTCATCACCTCCCAGTACAACAACATGAGGATCGAGTTCAAATCCGACAACACCGTCTCCAAAAAAGGCTTTAAAGCCCATTTTTTCTCAGGTAGAACTCCCCGGCCCCAGCACGGGCATCTCCTGCCCTCCCtcaccctccctgctcccccaaaCCCGTCCTAACATCCAAAAAAACACCAGGggtgcagccccctccccccagaaaaaaaatcccagcctggAGTTAGGATGATCCAAGGGATTCTGTCCCCAGGGTCTCAACCCActcctcccagcccccagcagcacgttttgctgcttctccaggtttttcccctcttcttttttggggggtgctCCCGGGAAGTGATGCTGCAAGGAACCAGGCTGGGAACTGGGATGTGCCCAGTCCTCGGGTGGGAGGCATGGGGAGGTTCCCCAACCTCCCTCAGCCTCGCTGCTGGGGGGGATCTGCACCCCTGGGGGAGGGTGGCAATGTCCCCTTTGTCcccttgctctgctgcctgctgtccCCTTGCTATGCTGCACGGCCACCAGCTTCCCCCCACCTCCCGGGATGGATGCTCCACAATCCCAGGACAGGGACATtgggcaccctgggacagggaTGGTGGCACCTTGGGGGACATTGGGCACCCTGGGGGACATTGGGCACCCTGGGGGACATTGGCACCTGGGGGACATTGGCATCCAGCCACCAGCACATCTCCGGAGTggtccctcctccctccccccccaaaaacaaacaaccccaaacaaaccattACCTGCTTATCCCCCTCTTTTCTCTggttctttctcctctcctgggccacccccaccccccacccccccccggGATTTGGTGTCACCTGTaccgggggggaggggggaggggatgTCAGGATGGGGACACAGAGCACAAAGGCACCACCGGCTGCAGCCAAGCATCATCCAGGGGCTGTCCCTGGGGGGGCTGCAAAACAAGAGGGTGTCcgcccccttcctccccctccccgggCACAACCATCCGAAGGCACCTCCAGGACAGGCTGGGCTGGATCTCTCTTacacctcctgctgctttttggcCCCGGCGAGGCcgttttttggttgttttttgggttttttttggtttttttttcaccgTGGCCATTGGGCTGtcccagcccctggggctgCGGATGGGTTGGGGGAGGGGTCGGgaggggggagggtggggggggggggggtagagtatctttgctttatttttttaattaaaaccaaggCAAGTAAGGTGGCCCAGAGGCCCTCGGGACCCTCCAGCAATTCCAGACCTCGGGAAAGCCCCGTGGCAACCGGGTGagtctcccccccccccccctctctctttgGTGGTCCCATGGGTGCTGCCCCCACCCCCCTGGGACCACCCCCCCTCTTCCCTTCGCTTCTCCCCACCCCACGCAGGTCTCGGGCTTTCCCGGCTTCAGGACCACGCTGGAGGACTCGGCCACATCAGGGTTCCCCCCCCTCCGGTGTGTgtcccccacccacccacctcggggacagccctgggcaaaACCCCTCCCGTGCGGAGCATTTTTAACCGGGATTtttggggcgggggggggggggtggaaatCTTGACGCCCCATCCCCGGAGAAGCCACCAAACCAACCGTGTCCCTCGGGGCCACCAGCACCGATTTTTTTCTCCCCCGATGAGGATctggctccttcctcctcctcttcttcctcctcctcctcctctccagccgctgggggggggggggctcccTTCGGGTCACCCCAAAGGCTTCGTGTCCCCTCCCCCGGGGATTCGCCACCCTGGCGCCACCCAGGTACGTGTGTCCCCTcgccctccctctctcctcatGGGGAGGGGGTGATAgatgggatgggggggtgggtttgggtttgggggaggggggggttgaGCAGCCCCCGGAGCTGTTGGGATCCCACTTAGAATAAAGAATTGCTAAAGACGCCGGACCCGgtgggcttttattttttaatttatatttttttttgcctctgccAACTCTCTCCGCTTTtgtctctccccccccccttcactCCCCCCCCCAGGCTTTTtaccccaccccccaccccgtGCCGCAGCCGCACCCGGCCCATCCGAAGCCccctcccagccagccccaAACCGAGCCCACCCCCAGACCTAGGAGCCAGCAGGTTGAGAGGCGGCCGCGGGGTTTGGGGGctgcccccccccaaaaaaaaaaaaagaaagtg
Above is a genomic segment from Calypte anna isolate BGI_N300 chromosome 22, bCalAnn1_v1.p, whole genome shotgun sequence containing:
- the BMP1 gene encoding bone morphogenetic protein 1 isoform X2; protein product: MAGLRTCGLLLCLLLARAMHFPDYSYVLEEEEEEDEEPLDYKDPCKAAAFLGDIALDEEDLQLFQVDRVVDLTRHTVKHLPTNSSGSNVTSATRRLGQHRRSRGHRRARSRRAATSRPERVWPDGVIPYVISGNFSGSQRAIFRQAMRHWEKHTCVTFLERTDEDSYIVFTYRPCGCCSYVGRRGGGPQAISIGKNCDKFGIVVHELGHVIGFWHEHTRPDRDEHVAIIRENIQPGQEYNFLKMEPEEVESLGETYDFDSIMHYARNTFSRGIFLDTILPKYDINGVRPPIGQRTRLSKGDIAQARKLYRCPACGETLQDSQGNFSSPEFPNGYSAHMHCVWRISVTPGEKIILNFTTLDVYRSRLCWYDYVEVRDGFWRKATLRGRFCGNKLPEPIISTDSRLWVEFRSSSNWVGKGFFAVYEAICGGDVKKDNGHIQSPNYPDDYRPSKVCIWKITVSEGFHVGLTFQSFEIERHDSCAYDYLEVRDGSTESSSLLGRFCGYEKPDDIKSTSNRLWMKFVSDGSINKAGFAVNFFKEVDECSRPNNGGCEQRCVNTLGSYKCACDPGYELAADKRHCEAACGGFLTKLNGSITSPGWPKEYPPNKNCIWQLVAPTQYRISLQFDFFETEGNDVCKYDFVEVRSGLTADSKLHGKFCGAEKPEVITSQYNNMRIEFKSDNTVSKKGFKAHFFSDKDECSKNNGGCQHECLNSLGSYECQCRSGFVLHDNKHDCKEAGCDHKVTSTSGTITSPNWPDKYPSKKECTWAITTTPGHRIKLTFSELDVEAQQECAYDHLEIYDGKDAKAPTLGRFCGAKEPEPLLSSSNKMFLKFVSDNSVQKKGFEATHSTVCGGQVRAEVKTKDLYSHAQFGDNNYPGGSDCEWVIMAEEGYGVELIFQTFEIEEEADCGYDYMELFDGYDGSAPRLGRFCGSGPPEEVYSAGGESRVFGVGGL
- the BMP1 gene encoding bone morphogenetic protein 1 isoform X1, whose amino-acid sequence is MAGLRTCGLLLCLLLARAMHFPDYSYVLEEEEEEDEEPLDYKDPCKAAAFLGDIALDEEDLQLFQVDRVVDLTRHTVKHLPTNSSGSNVTSATRRLGQHRRSRGHRRARSRRAATSRPERVWPDGVIPYVISGNFSGSQRAIFRQAMRHWEKHTCVTFLERTDEDSYIVFTYRPCGCCSYVGRRGGGPQAISIGKNCDKFGIVVHELGHVIGFWHEHTRPDRDEHVAIIRENIQPGQEYNFLKMEPEEVESLGETYDFDSIMHYARNTFSRGIFLDTILPKYDINGVRPPIGQRTRLSKGDIAQARKLYRCPACGETLQDSQGNFSSPEFPNGYSAHMHCVWRISVTPGEKIILNFTTLDVYRSRLCWYDYVEVRDGFWRKATLRGRFCGNKLPEPIISTDSRLWVEFRSSSNWVGKGFFAVYEAICGGDVKKDNGHIQSPNYPDDYRPSKVCIWKITVSEGFHVGLTFQSFEIERHDSCAYDYLEVRDGSTESSSLLGRFCGYEKPDDIKSTSNRLWMKFVSDGSINKAGFAVNFFKEVDECSRPNNGGCEQRCVNTLGSYKCACDPGYELAADKRHCEAACGGFLTKLNGSITSPGWPKEYPPNKNCIWQLVAPTQYRISLQFDFFETEGNDVCKYDFVEVRSGLTADSKLHGKFCGAEKPEVITSQYNNMRIEFKSDNTVSKKGFKAHFFSDKDECSKNNGGCQHECLNSLGSYECQCRSGFVLHDNKHDCKEAGCDHKVTSTSGTITSPNWPDKYPSKKECTWAITTTPGHRIKLTFSELDVEAQQECAYDHLEIYDGKDAKAPTLGRFCGAKEPEPLLSSSNKMFLKFVSDNSVQKKGFEATHSTVCGGQVRAEVKTKDLYSHAQFGDNNYPGGSDCEWVIMAEEGYGVELIFQTFEIEEEADCGYDYMELFDGYDGSAPRLGRFCGSGPPEEVYSAGDSVMIRFHSDDTINKKGFHLRYTSTKFQDTLHTRK
- the BMP1 gene encoding bone morphogenetic protein 1 isoform X3; this encodes MAGLRTCGLLLCLLLARAMHFPDYSYVLEEEEEEDEEPLDYKDPCKAAAFLGDIALDEEDLQLFQVDRVVDLTRHTVKHLPTNSSGSNVTSATRRLGQHRRSRGHRRARSRRAATSRPERVWPDGVIPYVISGNFSGSQRAIFRQAMRHWEKHTCVTFLERTDEDSYIVFTYRPCGCCSYVGRRGGGPQAISIGKNCDKFGIVVHELGHVIGFWHEHTRPDRDEHVAIIRENIQPGQEYNFLKMEPEEVESLGETYDFDSIMHYARNTFSRGIFLDTILPKYDINGVRPPIGQRTRLSKGDIAQARKLYRCPACGETLQDSQGNFSSPEFPNGYSAHMHCVWRISVTPGEKIILNFTTLDVYRSRLCWYDYVEVRDGFWRKATLRGRFCGNKLPEPIISTDSRLWVEFRSSSNWVGKGFFAVYEAICGGDVKKDNGHIQSPNYPDDYRPSKVCIWKITVSEGFHVGLTFQSFEIERHDSCAYDYLEVRDGSTESSSLLGRFCGYEKPDDIKSTSNRLWMKFVSDGSINKAGFAVNFFKEVDECSRPNNGGCEQRCVNTLGSYKCACDPGYELAADKRHCEAACGGFLTKLNGSITSPGWPKEYPPNKNCIWQLVAPTQYRISLQFDFFETEGNDVCKYDFVEVRSGLTADSKLHGKFCGAEKPEVITSQYNNMRIEFKSDNTVSKKGFKAHFFSEKKQQLQPPKSRPPALKFRLQKRLRGPS